One region of Schistocerca gregaria isolate iqSchGreg1 unplaced genomic scaffold, iqSchGreg1.2 ptg001119l, whole genome shotgun sequence genomic DNA includes:
- the LOC126328322 gene encoding acidic mammalian chitinase-like, with protein sequence MRYEPVIVLLVAVLAMLASSAVSAVEGTACYVGTWAYGRAGNGAFNTSEHLNLDLCSHIIYSFVGIRGDTGEVVSLDERLDYGAGTEETGGLRGFLNFTDLKKKNPNLRTSLAIGGWNEGSEKYSTVSNDPVKRRKFIESTVSLLQEYNFDGFDLDWEYPNQRGGSPVDVENFNTLIREFREEFDKHGYYLSAAVGASSNTADLSYHVPSLSKYLDRIFIMAYDLHGAWDPVTGIHAPLYRTSAYDNTANQALAGLYVDTFVRGWLNRGADPEKIGLGMPTYGKTFRLSDPNNHGVGAPIVPGTGGSAGPYTGESGTLGYNEYCEYKEKNGWTEVWDGEQIGIYAYTTTDWIGLDNQKSLCIKAKYAKDLKLGTAMIWAAETDDFRGVCGPTSHPLLSAIKDGLSSNPTLC encoded by the coding sequence ATGAGATATGAACCTGTAATTGTATTGTTGGTTGCTGTGCTTGCTATGCTTGCTAGCTCGGCTGTATCAGCTGTAGAGGGAACAGCCTGTTACGTTGGCACCTGGGCGTACGGGAGAGCAGGAAATGGAGCATTTAATACAAGCGAGCACTTGAACTTGGATCTATGTAGCCACATTATTTATTCATTCGTTGGCATTCGAGGCGATACTGGCGAGGTTGTAAGCCTTGACGAACGTTTAGATTACGGCGCCGGCACTGAGGAGACTGGTGGATTGAGGGGCTTCCTTAATTTTActgatttgaaaaagaaaaatccaAATCTCAGAACTAGTTTGGCTATTGGTGGATGGAATGAAGGCTCAGAAAAATACTCTACAGTGTCAAATGATCCAGTAAAAAGACGAAAATTCATTGAGAGCACGGTAAGTTTGCTGCAAGAATATAATTTTGATGGATTTGATCTTGATTGGGAATATCCAAATCAAAGAGGTGGAAGTCCTGTTGATGTAGAGAATTTCAATACACTTATAAGAGAATTTAGGGAAGAATTTGACAAGCATGGTTATTACTTGAGTGCAGCAGTAGGTGCATCAAGTAATACAGCTGATCTTTCATATCATGTTCCATCTTTATCTAAATATCTAGATCGTATTTTTATCATGGCTTACGATTTACATGGTGCATGGGACCCGGTCACTGGAATCCACGCACCTCTGTACAGAACTAGTGCTTATGACAATACGGCTAATCAGGCTCTAGCTGGTCTGTACGTAGACACCTTTGTTCGCGGCTGGTTGAACAGAGGTGCCGATCCAGAAAAAATAGGATTGGGAATGCCAACATATGGTAAAACCTTTAGACTTAGTGATCCCAACAACCATGGAGTTGGTGCTCCTATAGTACCAGGAACTGGTGGATCAGCAGGACCATACACTGGAGAGAGTGGAACGTTGGGATACAATGAATATTGTGAGtataaagaaaagaatggttggacAGAGGTGTGGGATGGTGAACAAATAGGTATATATGCTTATACAACAACAGACTGGATTGGTCTTGATAACCAAAAGTCACTCTGTATCAAAGCCAAGTATGCTAAAGATTTGAAACTTGGTACTGCTATGATTTGGGCAGCAGAAACTGATGATTTTAGGGGTGTCTGTGGACCTACTAGTCACCCACTTCTTTCAGCAATTAAAGATGGTCTAAGCTCAAATCCAACTCTTTGCTAA
- the LOC126328324 gene encoding cysteine proteinase-like, protein MSVISTAILALLICLCLSCNLEFTNAKSFPVWPYNMSYRAEFELLSGPLSIPVDVTIIFTSDKVEYYCSIYNGLNKYYDAYICIRAGTKPRVYNYLPDDEYEWIHIMEKDGLDYWSSTSRVIYNQINNNMIFISRANDNSPVLLQSTSGYPYAMKYFYPIRISYSNFKTDKLTIPPLPNICELESEFRTESESPHISFLLKELSGIVNRASYNEDVIYHHEFSNFISKYSKSYRDKEEYNQRLEIFKQNLQIINEHNKRTDISYSLGITKFSDMSDEEFRMLYTNNEPEDNSEIRNVIKNTEIHKKSSKTFPRYINWVEQGMVGPMRDQAFCGSCWAFSAISALESAWAIKTGNLYSLSEQQLIDCVPMNHSACGGGYRHKAYEWISNHGISLEYSYPYLMVDGFCKYTYDSPVKVKKYVILPKDATYLMDALANHGPLASGVRIYDTNSFKLYTGGIYDSLMYYENKSPLKHSVTIVGYGTDILPDGGNKDYWLIRNSWLHSRFKTILALNLSSILSSEVLHSDSFIETYYIEHIKKVAIIYT, encoded by the exons ATGTCTGTAATATCAACCGCTATTTTAGCATTACTGATTTGCTTATGCTTAAGTTGTAATCTCGAGTTTACAAATGCGAAATCTTTTCCTGTCTGGCCGTACAAT ATGTCATACCGTGCAGAATTTGAATTGCTCAGTGGGCCTCTATCAATACCAGTTGATGTAACAATTATTTTTACCTCTGATAAAGTAGAATATTATTGTTCGATTTATAATGGATTAAATAAATATTACGATGCATAC ATATGTATTCGTGCAGGCACAAAACCTAGAGTGTATAATTACTTGCCCGATGATGAATATGAATGGATTCATATTATGGAAAAAGATGGTCTTGATTATTGGTCTTCA ACTTCCAGGGTTATCTATAATCAGATTAATAACAATATGATATTCATATCTAGAGCAAATGATAATAGTCCAGTTCTTCTTCAATCGACTTCAGGATACCCTTACGCTATGAAATACTTTTATCCTATTAGAATATCATATTCTAATTTCAAAACTGATAAATTGACTATTCCTCCATTGCCAAATATTTgtgaattagaatcagaattcagaaCGGAATCAGAGTCTCCTCATATTAGCTTCTTACTAAAAGAACTAAGTGGAATAGTAAACAGAGCATCTTACAACGAAGATGTGATATATCATCATGAGTTTTCTAATTTTATATCAAAATATTCAAAATCATATAGAgataaagaagaatataatcaacgactagaaatatttaaacaaaatctaCAAATAATCAATGAACACAATAAGAGAACAGATATATCTTATTCTTTAGGTATCACGAAGTTTTCAGATATGAGTGATGAAGAATTTAGAATGCTATATACAAACAATGAACCTGAAGATAACTCAGAGATCAGAAacgtgataaaaaacacagaaattcataaaaaaagttcaaagacattTCCAAGATACATCAACTGGGTTGAACAAGGGATGGTTGGTCCGATGAGAGATCAAGCATT CTGCGGAAGCTGTTGGGCATTTAGCGCTATTTCTGCTTTAGAGAGTGCTTGGGCTATCAAGACAGGAAATTTATATTCTCTTTCGGAACAACAATTAATTGATTGCGTACCGATGAATCACTCTGCCTGTGGTGGTGGATATAGACATAAAGCCTATGAATGGATTTCAAATCATGGAATTTCACTTGAATACAGCTATCCTTATTTAATGGTAGATGGATTTTGTAAATATACTTATGATAGTCCCGTTAAGGTTAAAAAATATGTTATACTACCAAAAGATGCAACTTACTTAATGGATGCATTAGCTAACCATGGACCACTCGCGTCTGGTGTCCGTATTTATGATACTAATAGTTTTAAGTTATATACTGGAGGAATATACGATTCTCTaatgtattatgaaaataaatctccTCTTAAACATTCGGTAACAATTGTTGGCTATGGTACAGATATCCTTCCTGATGGAGGAAATAAAGACTACTGGCTAATAAGAAATTCTTGG TTGCACAGCCGATTTAAAACAATCTTAGCTCTAAATTTGTCATCCATTTTGAGTTCGGAAGTGTTACATAGTGATTCATTTATTGAAACATATTACATTGAACACATTAAGAAAGTGGCTATAATATACACATAA
- the LOC126328323 gene encoding uncharacterized protein LOC126328323: MKVINNLLVVAIVLVGISAAFSAERSDEPSKKFVIELNSLFTDISQVISEDKYCDDPKISCDRSNRITAVRLINVKLPTFPEISLINDTLNSLTISRSLKGEISSQIYSLTKLQYLVLSGNNFSGGISTEIKNLNKLWHLDLCNSSLSGRIPDTLYSLTQLQYLNLKNNKFDDRLIDDIENLNQLHHLDLNNSGLSGWIPSTLYSLTELKYLGLGNNKFVKFISNNIKNLKKLKNLDLANFGLRGSIPDGVYSLSKLEYLDMQGNAFIGNLSDDIGRLDNLYYLDISNSILTDEIPNTLYSMTKLQYLDLRGNYFSGCLSTEIGELSQLYYLDLSQSSLSGSIPDTLYSLTKLQYLNLENNKFNGILSNKIGNLLNLYYLDLSGLNLHGGISDSLLYSLSKLRYLDLGNNSFSGGLSAEIKELNRLYHLDLSNLNLSGSIPDSLYSLTGLEYLNLRGNNFIGNLSSDILNLSKLHYLDLSRSSLSGKIPDTLYLLSKLQYLNLKNNNFTGNLSTDIWNLNKLYYLDLSGSSLSDSIPDTLYSMTELKYLNLENNNFIGYLNAKIRKLSQLYYLDLSNSSLSGSIPDGLYTLTKLQYLNLKNNNFDGSLSKDIGKLYNLYYLGLSNSSLSGEIPNTLYSMTKLQYLDLRGNHFNGCLSTEIGELSQLEYLDISNSSLSGPIPDTLYSLTKLQYLNLENNRFNGGLSDDIRELHNLYYLDLSNSSLSGEIPEGLYSLTQLRYLNLQGNSFSGSLNNNIGTLSKLYHLDLSNSTLSGEIPNTLYLLNRLKYLNLQGNHFDGHLSFEVYKLDQLNYLDLSNSSLSGEIPNTLYLLKNLEYLNLKNNKFNGGLNDSIVKLGKLYHLDLSNSSLSGEIPNTLYSMTELKYLNLKNNNFTGHLSADIWNLNRLQYLDLSGSSLSCEIPDALYLLSELKYLSLQGNNLNGSLSSEIRKLNKLYHLDLSGLNLSGSIPDSLYSLVQLQYLNLRGNNFNGGLGDSIIKLSRLYHLDLSDSNISGSIPNTLYSLTQLQYLGLGGSKISGCLSTNIGRLNRLYHLDLSNLNLCGEISDSLYLMTRLKYLNLQGNNFNGGLGVEIRKLIQLYYLDLSGSSLSGRIPDTLYLLTRLQYLNLKDNNFIGQLNTKAIRRLSQLHYLDLSGLSLSGEEVPQGLYSLTKLEYLNLQGNNFNGHLSTEIVNLSKLHYLDLSGLNLSGSIPSSLYSMTELRYLNLMNNSINGSLSSNIGNLINLVNLNLRSNELSGTIPNEIGNLINLEVLEMRENQFEGEIPDLSGLKNLMYMNISSTKNSLNAKCDDNMLPPSINKENCLIEPVHISCNEITRCQYVIGPITKSSVVSMSYTSGLKMTIAVILLTAEIEMALN; the protein is encoded by the coding sequence ATGAAGGTGATCAATAATTTACTGGTAGTAGCGATTGTACTGGTTGGGATTTCAGCAGCATTTTCGGCGGAACGGAGTGATGAGCCTTCGAAGAAATTTGTGATAGAGCTGAACAGTCTGTTCACCGATATCAGTCAAGTAATTTCAGAAGATAAGTATTGCGATGACCCAAAAATATCTTGCGATAGGTCTAATCGTATCACTGCTGTTAGATTAATTAATGTTAAACTGCCTACTTTTCCTGAAATCAGTTTAATAAATGATACATTAAATAGTTTAACAATATCTAGAAGTCTGAAAGGTGAGATTTCAAGTCAAATCTACTCACTTACCAAGTTGCAATATCTGGTTCTATCAGGGAACAATTTTAGTGGTGGTATAAGTACTGAGattaaaaatttgaataaactGTGGCATCTTGACTTATGTAATTCAAGTCTATCTGGTAGGATACCTGATACTCTGTATTCACTGACCCAATTGCAATATCTGAATCTGAAAAATAACAAGTTTGATGATAGATTAATTGATGACATTGAAAATCTGAATCAATTACATCACCTTGACTTGAATAACTCAGGTCTATCTGGTTGGATACCTAGTACTCTGTATTCATTGACTGAATTGAAATATCTGGGTTTAGGTAATAATAAATTTGTTAAATTTATAAGTAACAAcattaaaaatctgaaaaaattaaagAACCTTGATTTAGCCAATTTTGGTCTACGCGGTTCGATACCTGATGGTGTATATTCATTGAGCAAATTGGAATATCTGGATATGCAAGGGAATGCATTTATTGGTAATTTAAGTGATGACATTGGAAGGCTAGATAACTTATATTATCTTGACATAAGTAACTCAATTCTAACTGATGAGATACCTAATACTCTGTATTCAATGACTAAATTGCAATACCTGGATTTACGAGGGAACTATTTCAGTGGCTGTTTAAGTACTGAAATTGGAGAGCTGAGTCAACTATACTATCTTGATTTAAGTCAGTCAAGTCTATCTGGTTCGATACCTGATACTCTCTATTCATTGACTAAATTGCAATATCTGAATCTAGAAAATAACAAGTTTAATGGTATTTTGAGTAATAAAATTGGAAATCTGCTTAACTTATATTACCTTGATTTAAGTGGGTTAAATCTACATGGTGGGATTTCTGATAGTCTTCTGTATTCGCTGTCCAAATTGCGATATCTAGATCTAGGAAATAACAGTTTTAGTGGTGGCTTAAGCGCTGAAATTAAAGAACTGAATAGATTGTATCATCTTGACTTAAGTAATTTAAATCTATCTGGTTCGATACCTGATAGTCTATATTCACTGACCGGATTGGAATATCTGAATCTGCGTGGAAATAATTTTATTGGCAATTTAAGTTCTGATATTTTAAATTTGAGTAAATTACATTACCTTGACTTAAGCAGATCAAGTTTATCTGGTAAGATACCTGATACTCTATACTTACTGAGTAAATTGCAATATCTGAacctaaaaaataataattttactggTAATTTAAGTACTGATATTTGGAATTTGAATAAATTATACTATCTTGATTTAAGTGGGTCAAGTCTCTCTGATTCGATACCTGATACTCTGTATTCAATGACCGAACTAAAATATCTGAATCTAGAAAACAACAATTTTATTGGTTATTTGAATGCCAAGATTAGGAAATTGAGTCAACTATACTATCTTGATTTAAGTAACTCGAGCCTATCTGGTTCGATACCTGATGGTCTGTATACATTGACCAAGTTGCAATATCTGAacctaaaaaataacaattttgatgGTAGTTTAAGTAAGGACATTGGAAAGCTGTATAATTTATACTATCTTGGATTAAGTAACTCAAGTCTATCTGGTGAGATACCTAATACTCTGTATTCAATGACTAAATTGCAATACCTGGATTTACGAGGGAACCATTTCAATGGCTGTTTAAGTACTGAAATTGGAGAGCTGAGTCAACTAGAGTATCTTGATATAAGTAACTCAAGTCTGTCTGGTCCGATACCTGATACTCTGTATTCATTGACCAAATTGCAATATCTGAATCTAGAAAATAACAGGTTTAATGGTGGTTTAAGTGACGACATTAGAGAGCTGCATAATTTATACTATCTTGACTTAAGCAACTCAAGTCTATCTGGTGAGATACCTGAGGGTCTGTATTCATTGACCCAATTGAGATATTTAAATCTGCAAGGAAACAGTTTTAGTGGTAGTTTAAATAATAACATTGGAACTCTAAGTAAATTATATCATCTTGACTTAAGTAACTCAACTCTATCTGGTGAGATACCTAATACTCTGTACTTACTGAATAGATTGAAATATCTGAATTTGCAAGGAAACCATTTTGATGGCCATTTAAGTTTTGAAGTTTATAAGCTAGATCAATTAAACTATCTTGATTTAAGCAACTCAAGTCTGTCTGGTGAGATACCTAATACTCTGTATTTACTAAAAAATTTAGAATACTTGAATctaaaaaataacaaatttaatgGTGGTTTAAATGATAGTATTGTAAAGCTGGGTAAATTATATCATCTTGACTTAAGTAACTCAAGTCTGTCTGGTGAGATACCTAATACTCTGTATTCAATGACTGAGTTAAAATATCTGAatctaaaaaataacaattttactgGTCATTTGAGTGCTGATATTTGGAATTTGAATAGATTACAATATCTTGATTTAAGTGGGTCAAGTCTATCTTGTGAGATACCTGATGCTCTGTACTTACTGAGTGAATTGAAATATCTGAGTCTACAAGGAAACAATTTAAATGGAAGTTTAAGTAgtgaaattagaaaactgaataagttATATCATCTTGACTTAAGTGGATTAAATCTGTCTGGTTCGATACCTGATAGTCTATATTCACTGGTCCAATTGCAATATCTGAACCTGCGAGGGAATAATTTTAATGGTGGTTTAGGTGACAGCATTATAAAGCTGAGTAGATTGTATCATCTTGACTTAAGTGACTCAAATATATCTGGTTCGATACCTAATACTCTGTATTCGCTAACCCAGTTGCAATATCTGGGATTGGGGGGGAGCAAAATTTCTGGCTGTTTAAGTACTAACATTGGAAGGCTGAATAGGTTGTATCATCTTGACTTAAGTAACTTGAATCTGTGTGGTGAGATATCTGATAGTCTATATTTAATGACCAGATTGAAATATCTGAACCTACAAGGGAACAATTTTAATGGTGGATTGGGTGTTGAGATTAGGAAGCTGATTCAATTATATTATCTTGACTTAAGTGGGTCAAGTCTGTCTGGTCGGATACCTGATACTCTGTATTTACTTACCAGACTGCAATACCTAAATCTAAAAGATAATAATTTTATTGGTCAGCTAAACACCAAGGCGATTAGGAGGCTGAGTCAATTACATTATCTTGATTTAAGTGGATTAAGTCTATCTGGTGAGGAGGTACCTCAGGGTCTGTATTCGTTGACAAAATTGGAATATCTGAATCTACAAggaaacaattttaatggtcatttaaGTACTGAAATTGTGAACCTGAGTAAATTACATTATCTTGACTTAAGTGGGTTAAATTTGTCTGGTTCTATACCTAGTAGTCTCTATTCAATGACCGAATTGCGATATCTGAATCTTATGAACAACAGTATCAATGGTAGTTTGTCATCTAATATTGGTAATCTGATTAATCTAGTTAATCTAAATTTGCGTTCGAATGAATTGAGTGGTACTATACCAAATGAAATTGGCAATTTAATTAATCTTGAAGTTTTAGAAATGCGAGAGAATCAGTTTGAAGGCGAAATTCCTGATCTGAGTGGTCTGAAAAATTTGATGTATATGAACATTAGCTCAACAAAAAACAGTTTAAATGCGAAATGTGATGATAACATGTTACCTCCGTCTATTAATAAGGAGAATTGTTTGATTGAACCTGTGCATATATCGTGTAACGAAATTACACGCTGTCAATACGTCATTGGACCTATAACCAAATCATCAGTTGTTTCAATGTCCTATACATCCGGATTGAAGATGACTATTGCGGTGATTCTGCTTACAGCTGAAATAGAAATGGCTTTAAATTAA